One genomic window of Lytechinus variegatus isolate NC3 chromosome 1, Lvar_3.0, whole genome shotgun sequence includes the following:
- the LOC121406509 gene encoding angiotensin-converting enzyme-like isoform X1 → MIRAVWLSVLGLVLFSGPGPSLGFIENPPPPAGSVNDEANATQFLDEYNTMAMEVYSHSSFEAWDYYTNITAYNQEKMVQANIESANFDKVMSEYANAFDQTGFSNDTKRQLDSIRYIGSAALPDDELKELQDILSNMETRYSTGKPCDMDGKCYSLEPDLTRIMATSHDYYELYWAWNAWRAEVGAPAREDYKRYVELKNQAAIANDKPDAGAYWRSYYEVDNLPEIAEKLYDELKPLYEELHAYVRRKLYNRYGCDYINLRGPIPAHILGNMWAQSWINIYDICEPFPGKQAVDITPALVEQGYDALQMFELSDDFFESLGLIKMPQEFWDHSMIEKPDDGRDVVCHASAWDFLNQVDFRIKQCTDITMDDFITIHHEMGHVEYFLQYKDLPVVYRGGANPGFHEAVGDVLALSVSTPKHLQQVGLIDEVVDDDEADLNFLMSMALDKISFLPFGYLMDQYRWGVFNGSTTEDHYNEDWWKLRLRYQGIIPPTPRSEDDFDPGAKYHIPADVPYIRYFISFVLQFQFHEALCKAAGQYGNAGDEPLYKCDIYQSQEAGQLLADMLKMGSSRPWPEALKAIIGSEEISAQSLINYFQPLIDYLKEQNAMNGDVVGWSEMYTPKEPEMEDDLTKWKKSYEMWQVEMMDWKKTYEDYKEHSTCD, encoded by the exons ATGATCCGCGCTGTCTGGCTCTCGGTCCTGGGCCTGGTCCTGTTTTCAGGACCAGGACCCTCTCTTGGTTTTATTGAAAATCCACCTCCTCCCGCCGGCAGTGTCAATGACGAAGCAAATGCAACGCAATTCTTGGATGAATATAACACCATGGCTATGGAGGTGTACTCCCACTCTTCCTTCGAAGCGTGGGATTATTATACCAATATCACAGCTTATAACCAGGAGAAAATG GTCCAAGCAAACAtcgaaagtgcaaattttgatAAGGTGATGAGTGAGTACGCGAATGCATTCGATCAGACGGGCTTTAGCAACGATACCAAGAGACAACTAGATAGCATACGATACATCGGATCGGCTGCTCTGCCAGACGATGAACTCAAAGAG CTTCAAGACATTCTTTCTAATATGGAGACTCGCTATTCAACTGGAAAGCCGTGTGATATGGATGGAAAATGTTATTCTCTTGAGCCGG ATCTCACCCGGATAATGGCCACATCACATGATTACTACGAGTTATATTGGGCCTGGAATGCATGGCGTGCCGAGGTCGGGGCACCTGCCCGAGAGGATTACAAGAGATACGTCGAGCTGAAAAATCAAGCTGCGATAGCAAACG ACAAACCGGATGCAGGAGCGTACTGGAGATCTTATTATGAAGTTGACAATCTGCCGGAGATCGCAGAGAAGCTATACGATGAGCTGAAACCCCTCTATGAGGAGCTTCATGCCTATGTGAGGAGAAAGTTGTACAACCGATACGGCTGTGATTACATTAACCTACGAGGACCAATCCCAGCACACATCTTAG GTAATATGTGGGCTCAGTCATGGATCAACATTTACGACATATGCGAACCATTCCCTGGAAAACAAGCAGTCGATATTACCCCAGCCCTCGTCGAACAG GGCTATGATGCTTTGCAGATGTTTGAACTCTCGGATGATTTTTTCGAGTCGCTCGGTCTCATCAAGATGCCTCAAGAATTCTGGGATCATTCAATGATTGAGAAACCAGATGATGGTAGGGATGTGGTGTGCCACGCCTCGGCCTGGGACTTCCTAAATCAAGTGGACTTCAG AATCAAGCAATGTACTGACATCACCATGGATGACTTCATCACCATTCACCATGAAATGGGACACGTCGAGTATTTCCTCCAGTACAAGGATCTACCTGTGGTATACAGGGGCGGGGCCAACCCAGGATTCCACGAGGCAGTGGGCGACGTCCTCGCTTTGTCGGTATCGACACCCAAGCATCTGCAACAAGTCGGATTGATTGATGAAGTGGTGGATGATGACg AGGCTGATTTGAATTTCCTAATGAGTATGGCTTTGGATAAGATATCCTTCCTACCCTTTGGATACCTGATGGACCAGTACAGATGGGGAGTGTTCAACGGATCCACCACCGAAGATCACTATAACGAGGACTGGTGGAAACTAAG ACTCCGGTACCAAGGTATCATACCACCGACACCAAGGAGTGAGGATGATTTTGATCCCGGTGCAAAGTACCACATCCCAGCAGACGTGCCGTATATCAG ATATTTCATCAGTTTTGTCCTGCAATTCCAATTCCACGAAGCCCTTTGCAAAGCCGCCGGTCAATACGGTAATGCTGGTGACGAACCTCTCTATAAATGCGATATATACCAATCACAAGAAGCCGGTCAATTGCTTGC tgaCATGCTGAAGATGGGATCGAGCAGGCCGTGGCCAGAGGCTCTGAAAGCCATCATTGGTAGTGAAGAGATCAGCGCTCAATCTCTGATCAACTACTTCCAGCCTCTTATTGATTACCTGAAGGAACAGAACGCGATGAATGGAGACGTGGTAGGATGGTCTGAGATGTATACTCCTAAAG AAC
- the LOC121406509 gene encoding angiotensin-converting enzyme-like isoform X2 has translation MIRAVWLSVLGLVLFSGPGPSLGFIENPPPPAGSVNDEANATQFLDEYNTMAMEVYSHSSFEAWDYYTNITAYNQEKMVQANIESANFDKVMSEYANAFDQTGFSNDTKRQLDSIRYIGSAALPDDELKELQDILSNMETRYSTGKPCDMDGKCYSLEPDLTRIMATSHDYYELYWAWNAWRAEVGAPAREDYKRYVELKNQAAIANDKPDAGAYWRSYYEVDNLPEIAEKLYDELKPLYEELHAYVRRKLYNRYGCDYINLRGPIPAHILGNMWAQSWINIYDICEPFPGKQAVDITPALVEQGYDALQMFELSDDFFESLGLIKMPQEFWDHSMIEKPDDGRDVVCHASAWDFLNQVDFRIKQCTDITMDDFITIHHEMGHIEYYLQYKDLPVVYRGGANPGFHEAVGDVLALSVSTPKHLQQVGLIDEVVDDDEADLNFLMSMALDKISFLPFGYLMDQYRWGVFNGSTTEDHYNEDWWKLRLRYQGIIPPTPRSEDDFDPGAKYHIPADVPYIRYFISFVLQFQFHEALCKAAGQYGNAGDEPLYKCDIYQSQEAGQLLADMLKMGSSRPWPEALKAIIGSEEISAQSLINYFQPLIDYLKEQNAMNGDVVGWSEMYTPKEPEMEDDLTKWKKSYEMWQVEMMDWKKTYEDYKEHSTCD, from the exons ATGATCCGCGCTGTCTGGCTCTCGGTCCTGGGCCTGGTCCTGTTTTCAGGACCAGGACCCTCTCTTGGTTTTATTGAAAATCCACCTCCTCCCGCCGGCAGTGTCAATGACGAAGCAAATGCAACGCAATTCTTGGATGAATATAACACCATGGCTATGGAGGTGTACTCCCACTCTTCCTTCGAAGCGTGGGATTATTATACCAATATCACAGCTTATAACCAGGAGAAAATG GTCCAAGCAAACAtcgaaagtgcaaattttgatAAGGTGATGAGTGAGTACGCGAATGCATTCGATCAGACGGGCTTTAGCAACGATACCAAGAGACAACTAGATAGCATACGATACATCGGATCGGCTGCTCTGCCAGACGATGAACTCAAAGAG CTTCAAGACATTCTTTCTAATATGGAGACTCGCTATTCAACTGGAAAGCCGTGTGATATGGATGGAAAATGTTATTCTCTTGAGCCGG ATCTCACCCGGATAATGGCCACATCACATGATTACTACGAGTTATATTGGGCCTGGAATGCATGGCGTGCCGAGGTCGGGGCACCTGCCCGAGAGGATTACAAGAGATACGTCGAGCTGAAAAATCAAGCTGCGATAGCAAACG ACAAACCGGATGCAGGAGCGTACTGGAGATCTTATTATGAAGTTGACAATCTGCCGGAGATCGCAGAGAAGCTATACGATGAGCTGAAACCCCTCTATGAGGAGCTTCATGCCTATGTGAGGAGAAAGTTGTACAACCGATACGGCTGTGATTACATTAACCTACGAGGACCAATCCCAGCACACATCTTAG GTAATATGTGGGCTCAGTCATGGATCAACATTTACGACATATGCGAACCATTCCCTGGAAAACAAGCAGTCGATATTACCCCAGCCCTCGTCGAACAG GGCTATGATGCTTTGCAGATGTTTGAACTCTCGGATGATTTTTTCGAGTCGCTCGGTCTCATCAAGATGCCTCAAGAATTCTGGGATCATTCAATGATTGAGAAACCAGATGATGGTAGGGATGTGGTGTGCCACGCCTCGGCCTGGGACTTCCTAAATCAAGTGGACTTCAG AATCAAGCAATGTACTGACATCACCATGGATGACTTCATCACCATCCATCACGAAATGGGACACATTGAGTATTACCTTCAATACAAGGATCTACCTGTGGTATACAGGGGCGGAGCCAACCCAGGATTCCACGAGGCAGTGGGCGACGTCCTCGCTTTGTCGGTATCGACACCCAAGCATCTGCAACAAGTCGGATTGATTGACGAAGTGGTGGATGATGACG AGGCTGATTTGAATTTCCTAATGAGTATGGCTTTGGATAAGATATCCTTCCTACCCTTTGGATACCTGATGGACCAGTACAGATGGGGAGTGTTCAACGGATCCACCACCGAAGATCACTATAACGAGGACTGGTGGAAACTAAG ACTCCGGTACCAAGGTATCATACCACCGACACCAAGGAGTGAGGATGATTTTGATCCCGGTGCAAAGTACCACATCCCAGCAGACGTGCCGTATATCAG ATATTTCATCAGTTTTGTCCTGCAATTCCAATTCCACGAAGCCCTTTGCAAAGCCGCCGGTCAATACGGTAATGCTGGTGACGAACCTCTCTATAAATGCGATATATACCAATCACAAGAAGCCGGTCAATTGCTTGC tgaCATGCTGAAGATGGGATCGAGCAGGCCGTGGCCAGAGGCTCTGAAAGCCATCATTGGTAGTGAAGAGATCAGCGCTCAATCTCTGATCAACTACTTCCAGCCTCTTATTGATTACCTGAAGGAACAGAACGCGATGAATGGAGACGTGGTAGGATGGTCTGAGATGTATACTCCTAAAG AAC